Genomic window (Streptomyces sp. SLBN-31):
ACGGCGCGTGCAAGGGGCAGCAGACCACCGGCATCACGGACAAGACCATCAAGCTCGGCGGGATCTACCCGCTGTCGGGACCGGCCTCCGCGTACGGCACGATCAGCAAGGGTGTCGCCGCCTACTTCAAGTACGTCAACGACAAGGGCGGCATAGACGGCCGCAAGGTGCAGTTCGTCGTCCGTGACGACGGCTACCAGCCGCCCAAGGCGGTCGAGGAGGCCCGCAGACTCGTCGAGCAGGAGAAGGTCTTCGCGGTGTTCCAGACGCTGGGCACCCCGTCCACGGCGGCCGTGTGGGACTACCTGAACAAGCAGAAGGTGCCGCAGCCCTTCGTCGCCACGGGTGCCTCCGTCTGGGGCAGCGACGACAAGCACCCCTGGACCATCGGGTGGCAGCCCAACTACGTGGCCGAGGCACGGGTATACGCCAAGTACCTCAAGGAGGAGAAGCCGAACGCCAAGGTCGCGGTCCTCTACCAGAACGACGACTTCGGCAAAGACCTGCTGGGCGGGTTCAAGAAGGCCGTCGCCAGCAGCGGCATCAAGGTGGTCGCCGAGGAGAGCTACGAGGTCACCGACCCGTCCGTGTCCGCGCAGATGGCGAGCCTGGCCCGCTCCGAGGCGGACGTCCTGCTCGACATCACCACCCCGAAGTTCGGCAGCCAGGCCCTCGCCGCCGACGCCAAGAACACCAAGTGGAACCCGCTGCACATCGTCAACAACGTGTCCTCGTCCGCCGCCGTGCTCCAGCCTGTCGGGTTCAAGAATGTCCAGGGTGTGGTCTCGGCGACCTACTTCAAGGACCCCGCCGACCCGCAGTGGGCCGACGACCAGGAGATGAAGGCGTACCAGGACGCACTGCACAAGTACGCGCCCGGCTCCGACCCGGCCAACCAGTTCAACGCCTACGGCTGGGCCGTCGCCTCCAGCCTGCACAAGGCGCTGGACGCGATGAAGTGCCCGACCAGGGAGGGGCTGCGGGACGCGGTGCGTGACCTGAAGGGCGTGAAGGTGGGGATGCTGCTGCCCGGCGTCACGCTGTCCACGGGCCGCGACGACGCCTTCCCGATCGAGACGATGCAGCTGATGCGGTTCAAGGGCGAGCGGTGGCAGCTGTTCGGCAAGCCGGTGGACACCCGTAAGGAGTTCGGCCCGCTGGCGAAGTGAGCCGGCGGGGGCGGTCCCGGTCGATGCCCTGACCCCTCGGGACCGCCCCCGCCCCCGCCCCGTCAGCTGAGGTGGAGCGGACCGGCGGCATCCATGCCGGCGGCCCTCGTGCTCAGACGGGGCGCCCGAGGCATCGCCGTGACCAGGTGGCCGCGGGCAGGCGTGCGTCCCGGTGCAGTTCGTCGGCGGCGAGCAGCAGATGGGCGTCGGCAGGCGCCCACCCCTGGGCGTCCGGGCCTGCGCCGATCCGCCGGATCTCCTCGTCGGTGACCCCGGCGGCCCGGGCCAGCGGTACATGCCGTCAACATTCGTAGGCTGCCCGGGTGTTGTACGCGGTGCGCAGGATCAGCAGTTCCCTGGTCCGGGAGGGAAGACGGCCGTCGCGCAGCAGATGGCTGCCGAACGGCAGGAAGTGCCGGAACAGGTCGGGGTGCCGTACCAAGGTGGTGAAGACGTTGGTGAGGCGGCCGTCGGCGTCGCGGGGAATCAGGGCGAGCAACTCCCGGGTGGCCGGTCCCAGTCGTCCTCGGCCGGCGGCGTGAGCCGTGGGCCGGTGTCGGCGCCGGCGTGGTGGGGGTGGTCATGGTGCTCGTCGGTCATGGCGGTCTCCGCGCCGTACCGGGCCGTCAGAGCCGTACCGAACGGCGGCCTCGGTCCTGACGTGCTCGTACGCTCCCTGGAGTCCCACGCCCGCAGGACCGGCCGAGGCGCGCTGCTCACCGTGCTGGACGACGCCGTCGCCGGAGTCGTCGAGGCGAAGCCGGAGACGGGCGACCTGGAGGTGACGGCGGGGCTCGGCCCGCCGACGGACCTCACCGCGGCGCACCGCTCCTTCCGTACCGCCGGCCGGCTGTTGGATGCCGCCCGTGCGTACGGTCTGCGCGGCGTGTACGACCTGAGCGACCTGTCCTGGCGCGTGGCCGTCGTCTCCGAACCGGAACTCGCCGAGTTGCTGATCGACCGCTATCTGCGCCCACTGGAGGCGGAGGGTGAGTTCGGAGCGCTCATCGAGGAGTCGGTGCGGGGATACCTGCAGAAGGGGCGGCACATCCGTGAGGTCGCCCGCAGCGCACACGTCCATGTCAACACCGTCCGCTACCGGCTGCGCCGGTTCGAGGAGCTGACCGGTGTCGGCCTGGGCAGTGCGGATACAGCTGTGGAGCTCAGCTGGGCCCTGGCGGCACGCGACCTGAGGACACCCCCGCGCGGCCCGGCGGGCCCTGTTCATGGCGCGGTCCCGTGGCGGCGGGCTACGGACGTTGTCAGAGTGGGACTGTGCCGGTACAGCGGTGGAGAAGCGGATGACGGAGTTCAGCGAAAGCCACGACGATCCGTTCGCCCTGCACCTCGTCGCCCTGGCGGTGCTCGACGACCGGGGAGTCGTGATCGGATGGAACCGGCGGGCGCAGGAGCTGCTCGGCCATTCCGACACGGCCGTGCTCGGCCGTCCGGCCTTCGAGGTCCTTGTCGGCCCGAGCGAAATGCCGGCCGCCAGGGAGGCCGCGGCAAAGTGCAGGAAGGCCGGCGGCTGGTTCGGGGTGCTGAAGGTGCGCCACCGCGACGGGCGGCTCGTGGAGATGGGGCTCAGGGCCCATGCGCTCTCCCGCGACGGCCAGGCCTCTGAGTGGCTACTGGCCGGGGCACTCGCGGCCGACGTCCTGGAGTGGCAGCGGGACCGTGCGGTCCTCGACGGTCTGTACCGCCAGTGCCCGATCGGACTGGTCGTGCACGGCACCGACCTGAGGCTTCTCAGGGTCAACCGGGCCATCGAACGCTTCAGCGGCGTCCCCGCGGCGGGCTTCGAGGGGCTGCCCAGCGGGCAGATGCTCATCCCCGACGACGCACGCAAGGCCCTGGACCGGGTGCGCCAGGTGATGGAGACCGGCAGACCGCTCGTCTACTCCGAGCAGTTCGTCCGCCTGGAGCAGGATCCGGGACGGGAACGGGTCGCCCTGGTCTCGTCCTTCCGCATGGAGGATCCCGCGGGCCGCGTCCTGGGCGTGGCCGAGATGATTGAGGACATCACCGACCGTCATCGGGCCCAGCGCCGGCTCGCGCTCCTCGACCAGGCCGGCAGCCGTATCGGAACCACCCTCGACGTGGCGGAGACCGCCAGGGAACTCGCCGAGGTGATGGTGCCCCACCTCGCCGACCACGCGTCGGTGGACCTGCTCCAGCCGGTGACGCGCGGCGAGGAACTGGCACCGGCCCTGGCGGGGCCCGTCGTACGGCTCGGCGCCAGCAGCGTGGGGGCCCAGCAACCCGGCCCACCGCACCCCCACGGCGAGCCGGTGGACTTCGCGTCCGACTCACCCCAGGCCAGGTGCCTGTCCGAAGGGCGGCCCGTCCTGGAACCTGTGCTGCCGCCCGAATCGCTCTCGACGGAAGGCCACCAGGGAGCCCACGCTCCGGACCTGAGCGTCCACTCGCTGATCGTCGTACCCCTCGCCGCGCGCGGCATGGTGCTGGGCGTGATGACCCTGTGGCGTTCGCGCCGCCCCGACCCCTTCGAGGCGGACGATCTCACCCTCGCCCAGGAACTCGCCTCGCGCGCCGCCGTCGCCATCGACAACGCCCGGCGCTTCACCCAGCAACAGCAGACCGCGTTCACCCTGCAGAGCAGCCTGCTGCCCCGGGCGGTCCCGGACCAGCCGGCCGTCGAGGTGGCCCTGCGGTATCTGCCGGCCAGCGCGGCTCCGGGCCTGGGCGGCGACTGGTTCGACGTGATCCCCCTGTCCGGGGCCCGGGTCGCCCTCGTCGTCGGCGACGTGGTGGGACGCGGCATCCACGCGGCCGCCACCATGGGCCGGCTGCGCACTGCCGTACACACCCTCGCGAGCCTCGACCTGGAACCGGACGAGGTCCTCTCCCGGCTGGACGACATGGTCAACCTGCTGGCCGTCGAACAGGAGGCGGCGGGCGAACGGCCCGTCGGCGAGCAGGTCGTCGGCGCCACCTGCCTGTACGCCGTGTACGACCCGGTCTCGCGGCGGTGTTCCGTGGCCCGCGCCGGCCACCCGCCGCCCGTGGTGACCACTCCGGACGGACACGTCGCACCGCTCGACCTGCCCGCCGGCCCGCCGCTCGGCCTGGGCGGCCTGCCCTTCGAGGCCCGGGAGGTCGAACTGGCCGAGGGAAGCCTGCTGTGCCTGTACACCAACGGCGTCATCGGCGAACGCCACCTCGACCCCGACGCGGGCCTGTCCAAACTGTGCGCGGCGCTCACCCGCCCGGCGGACGCCCTGGAGCGAACATGCCAGGCTGTGGTCGACTCGCTCGTACCGTCGCGCCCCAGCGACGACGTCGCCCTGCTGATCGCCCGTACGCGCATGCTGCCGCAGGACGACGTCGCCTCGTGGCAGCTGCCGCCGGAGCCGGCCAGCGCCGCCCGCGCACGGGCGCTGACCTCGGCCAAGCTGACCGAATGGGGTCTGGAGCATCTGGCGTTCACCACCGAGCTCATCGCCAGCGAACTGGTCACCAACGTGTACCGGTACGCCAGCGGCCCCGCGACTCTGCGGCTGATCCGTGAACGGACCCTGGTGTGCGAGGTCAGCGACACCAGCCACACCTCCCCCCACCTGCGCCGCGCCCGTACGACCGACGAGGGCGGGCGCGGCCTGTTCCTGGTGGCGCAGATGGCCGAACGCTGGGGCACCCGCTACACCCGCGAGGGCAAGACCGTGTGGACCGAGCAGTCACTGACCGGCATGCTCACCTGACCCTCTCAGGCCGCGGTCATTCCGCTGCGGCGAGCAGCCGTGCCTCGCTCTCGTCGTACAGTCGCCGGTTCACCCGGCTGTCGGCGGCGCGGCGCCGGTGGTCCAGGCGGCTGCCCAGCCACCCGGCCAGGTAGCCGAACGGGATGGAGATCAGCCCGGTCGACTGCATCGGGAACAGGTCGAAGTCGGCGTTCGGGAAGACGGCGGACGGTGTGCCCGAGACGGCCTTGGAGAAGATCATGAGCAGCAACGCGCAGGCCGCACCGCCGTAGAGGGTGGCGAGCAGGCCGGTGCGTGTGAATCCGCGCCAGAACAGGGAGTAGGTGAGCGCGGGTGCCACCGCCGACGCGCCCACGCAGATGGCCAGAGTGGTCAGCACACCGACGTTCCAGTTCTGGACGACCGTGGCGAGCCCGATGGCCACGGTTCCCACGCCCACGCTCGTCCACGCCGCCACCGTCATCTCCGTACGCGGCTCGGCCTGTCCCCGCCGGGCCGCGTGGGCGAACAGGTCGTGGGCGAGCGAGGAGGCCGCGGCCAGAGTCATCCCCGCGACCGACGACAGCAGGGTGATGAACACCATGCCCGCCACGGCCGAGTAGAGAATCGTCGTGCCCGCGGAGGAGGAGGCTCCGCCGAGCACCTGCGACAGCATGAGCACCGACGTCCGGCCCTGCGGGTCGGCCGCGGTGATGTCCCGCGATCCCACCAGCGCCGCCGCGCCCGTACCCATGACGATCACGAGCAGACAGAACGTGGTGACCGTGCCGACCGCCCACGACATGGAGCGACGCACGGCCGGCACGTCCTGCGCGGAGTACAGACGCATCGTGATGTGGGGGAGACAGGCCACGCCGAGGACCACGGTGATCTGGAGACCGACGAAGTCCAGCCGGTCGACGGCCGAGGTGCCCAGCTGAAGGCCCTGCTGGAGGAAGGCCGGGCCCGCGCCGCTGCCCTGCTGCGCCGCCCTGAGGACGTCGCCGGGATTCCAGTCGAAGCGGTTCAGCACCAGAGCGGCGATGACGAAACTGGTGCCGATCAGTATCACGATCTTGATCATCTGGATGAGCGCAGTGCCCCGCATACCGCCGAGCGCCGCGTAAATGATCATCAGGCTGCCGACGATGACGATGCAGGCCGTCCTGGCGCCCGCCACGTGCGGGATGTCCAGGATGAAGGTGAGCAGTGACCCGGCCCCGGAGAGCTGGACGACGAGGAAGGGCACGGTCGCCGAGAGCGTCACGACGCAGGCGGCGACCCGCACCGCCCGCCCGGGCATGTTGCGGGCCAGGACGTCACCCATGGTGAATTGGCCGGCGTTGCGCAGGGGTTCGGCCAGCAGGAACATCAGCAGGACCAGGGACAGGGCCGTGCTGACCGCGAGGACATAGCCGTCGTAACCGGCGAGCGCGATGATGCCCGTCGTGCTCAGGACCGTGGCCGCGGAGATGTAGTCGCCCGCGATCGCCAGGCCGTTCTTGAGCGGGGTGAGCGAGCGGTAGCCGGTGTAGAAGTTCGTCAGGTCGTCGCGTTCCGGTCCCGCCATCACGCACATCATCAGCGTGAGGGTGACCAGTGTGGTGAACAGGACCAGGACGACAGCCTGCGTCCCGGGGCTGAAGTCGTTCATCTCGCCGTCCCCGCGTTCAGGCCGGCGGGGACCGCCCGCTCCCTGACGGCCAGGGCCAACGGATCCACCGAGCGCTGTGCGCTGCGTCCGTACCAGGAGACCGCCGCGAAGGTGACGACGAGCTGGAAGACCCCCAGGGCCATTCCCAGGCTCAGCTCCCCGGCGACACTGGCCCCCATCAGACCGGGCGCGTAGCAGGACAGCACGACATACACCACGAAGGAGCCGAGCGCGGTGAGGGTGGAGATCCGGCGGAGCGTGCGGTAGGCCGAGCGCAGGGCGGCGAGGTCGGCGTTGGGCCGCTGGGTCTCGTGCGCGTACGGCTCGTCCCAGGAAGCCTGTCCGTACGGCTCGGCCCACGAAGCCTGCCCGTACGATTCGGTCCAGGGGGCTTGCCCGTACGGCTCGTACCGCGGGGCGTGGTGTCCGTACCGCTGGTGCTCGGTGTGGGGCGGCGGCCACCCCGTGTCCGAGGGTGGATGCCGGTTCTCGTCGGCGAATGTCATCGCAGGGCCTTCCGCTACGGCGATGGCTGTGAGCGGGGCACGATACCGACTGGTTGGAATGCTCAAAAGTTCATCGCGGGTCACGTTTCGGGGTCGGTACGGCTCTCTGGATACAAGTCGCCGCGCGACGTG
Coding sequences:
- a CDS encoding ABC transporter substrate-binding protein; translation: MRKTTALRAAAAATAALLTATACSSQRGQDTQDTAADGACKGQQTTGITDKTIKLGGIYPLSGPASAYGTISKGVAAYFKYVNDKGGIDGRKVQFVVRDDGYQPPKAVEEARRLVEQEKVFAVFQTLGTPSTAAVWDYLNKQKVPQPFVATGASVWGSDDKHPWTIGWQPNYVAEARVYAKYLKEEKPNAKVAVLYQNDDFGKDLLGGFKKAVASSGIKVVAEESYEVTDPSVSAQMASLARSEADVLLDITTPKFGSQALAADAKNTKWNPLHIVNNVSSSAAVLQPVGFKNVQGVVSATYFKDPADPQWADDQEMKAYQDALHKYAPGSDPANQFNAYGWAVASSLHKALDAMKCPTREGLRDAVRDLKGVKVGMLLPGVTLSTGRDDAFPIETMQLMRFKGERWQLFGKPVDTRKEFGPLAK
- a CDS encoding carboxymuconolactone decarboxylase family protein, which encodes MLALIPRDADGRLTNVFTTLVRHPDLFRHFLPFGSHLLRDGRLPSRTRELLILRTAYNTRAAYEC
- a CDS encoding SpoIIE family protein phosphatase, producing MTEFSESHDDPFALHLVALAVLDDRGVVIGWNRRAQELLGHSDTAVLGRPAFEVLVGPSEMPAAREAAAKCRKAGGWFGVLKVRHRDGRLVEMGLRAHALSRDGQASEWLLAGALAADVLEWQRDRAVLDGLYRQCPIGLVVHGTDLRLLRVNRAIERFSGVPAAGFEGLPSGQMLIPDDARKALDRVRQVMETGRPLVYSEQFVRLEQDPGRERVALVSSFRMEDPAGRVLGVAEMIEDITDRHRAQRRLALLDQAGSRIGTTLDVAETARELAEVMVPHLADHASVDLLQPVTRGEELAPALAGPVVRLGASSVGAQQPGPPHPHGEPVDFASDSPQARCLSEGRPVLEPVLPPESLSTEGHQGAHAPDLSVHSLIVVPLAARGMVLGVMTLWRSRRPDPFEADDLTLAQELASRAAVAIDNARRFTQQQQTAFTLQSSLLPRAVPDQPAVEVALRYLPASAAPGLGGDWFDVIPLSGARVALVVGDVVGRGIHAAATMGRLRTAVHTLASLDLEPDEVLSRLDDMVNLLAVEQEAAGERPVGEQVVGATCLYAVYDPVSRRCSVARAGHPPPVVTTPDGHVAPLDLPAGPPLGLGGLPFEAREVELAEGSLLCLYTNGVIGERHLDPDAGLSKLCAALTRPADALERTCQAVVDSLVPSRPSDDVALLIARTRMLPQDDVASWQLPPEPASAARARALTSAKLTEWGLEHLAFTTELIASELVTNVYRYASGPATLRLIRERTLVCEVSDTSHTSPHLRRARTTDEGGRGLFLVAQMAERWGTRYTREGKTVWTEQSLTGMLT
- a CDS encoding cation acetate symporter, encoding MNDFSPGTQAVVLVLFTTLVTLTLMMCVMAGPERDDLTNFYTGYRSLTPLKNGLAIAGDYISAATVLSTTGIIALAGYDGYVLAVSTALSLVLLMFLLAEPLRNAGQFTMGDVLARNMPGRAVRVAACVVTLSATVPFLVVQLSGAGSLLTFILDIPHVAGARTACIVIVGSLMIIYAALGGMRGTALIQMIKIVILIGTSFVIAALVLNRFDWNPGDVLRAAQQGSGAGPAFLQQGLQLGTSAVDRLDFVGLQITVVLGVACLPHITMRLYSAQDVPAVRRSMSWAVGTVTTFCLLVIVMGTGAAALVGSRDITAADPQGRTSVLMLSQVLGGASSSAGTTILYSAVAGMVFITLLSSVAGMTLAAASSLAHDLFAHAARRGQAEPRTEMTVAAWTSVGVGTVAIGLATVVQNWNVGVLTTLAICVGASAVAPALTYSLFWRGFTRTGLLATLYGGAACALLLMIFSKAVSGTPSAVFPNADFDLFPMQSTGLISIPFGYLAGWLGSRLDHRRRAADSRVNRRLYDESEARLLAAAE
- a CDS encoding DUF485 domain-containing protein, which encodes MTFADENRHPPSDTGWPPPHTEHQRYGHHAPRYEPYGQAPWTESYGQASWAEPYGQASWDEPYAHETQRPNADLAALRSAYRTLRRISTLTALGSFVVYVVLSCYAPGLMGASVAGELSLGMALGVFQLVVTFAAVSWYGRSAQRSVDPLALAVRERAVPAGLNAGTAR